A DNA window from Ipomoea triloba cultivar NCNSP0323 chromosome 10, ASM357664v1 contains the following coding sequences:
- the LOC116033052 gene encoding glutaredoxin-C1-like yields the protein MVRSRERKLKVLKYLLETKMLAKESIRMEMSVQSIYERVRSLASGNAVVIFTLSGCCMCHVVKQLLFGLGVGPTIVELDRDAHGREIYDLLLNLPGSAPGQQQPVPAVFVGGRFLGGIDTVMGCHINGTLVPLLKDAGALWL from the coding sequence aaagaaaattaaaagttttgaaatatttattagaaaCAAAAATGTTGGCTAAAGAGTCAATTAGAATGGAGATGAGCGTGCAGTCAATCTACGAGAGGGTCCGGTCACTGGCTTCCGGCAATGCGGTGGTGATCTTCACGCTCAGCGGCTGTTGCATGTGCCACGTGGTGAAGCAGCTCCTCTTCGGCCTCGGGGTCGGCCCCACCATCGTCGAGCTCGACCGTGACGCCCACGGACGCGAAATTTACGACCTTCTCCTAAACCTGCCCGGGTCGGCTCCCGGGCAGCAGCAGCCCGTCCCGGCGGTTTTCGTGGGCGGAAGATTCTTGGGCGGGATTGATACTGTGATGGGTTGTCATATCAATGGCACCCTCGTCCCTCTCCTTAAAGACGCCGGAGCTCTCTGGCTCTGA